One window from the genome of Cucumis melo cultivar AY chromosome 12, USDA_Cmelo_AY_1.0, whole genome shotgun sequence encodes:
- the LOC103484728 gene encoding calnexin homolog, which yields MKAVHLGLAAALLVLCLSFVQLRASDDEIFYDSFDESFEGRWIVSEKDDYQGVWKHSKSEGHDDYGLLVSEKARKYAIVNELDEPVSLKDGTVVLQFETRLQNGLECGGAYLKYLRPQDAGWKAKEFDNESPYSIMFGPDKCGATNKVHFIVKHKNPKTGEYAEHHLKNPPSVPADKLSHVYTAILESGNSVRILIDGSEKKKANFLSEDDFEPPIIPAKTIADPDDKKPEDWDERAKIPDPNAVKPDDWDEDAPIEIVDEEAEKPEGWLDDEPEEIDDPEATKPEDWDDEEDGEWEAPKIDNPKCETAPGCGEWKKPMKRNPEYKGKWHAPEIDNPNYKGIWKPRQIPNPSYFEIEKPDFDPVAAIGIEIWTMQDGILFDNILIAKDEKLATSYRDEKWKPKFEVEKEKQKAEEAAAGGPDGLAEYQKKVFDVLYKIADISFLSQYRSKIIDVIEKGEKQPNLTIGIIVSIVVVIFTILLRLVFGGKKQQPAKREEKSTVAAESSSDQSSSGEKEGEEKEDGGAAAPPRRRSGPRRDN from the exons ATGAAGGCGGTTCATCTAGGTTTAGCTGCGGCTTTGCTTGTTCTTTGCCTTTCTTTTGTTCAGCTCCGAGCATCGGACGATGAG ATCTTTTACGATTCATTCGATGAGAGTTTTGAAGGCCGCTGGATCGTGTCAGAGAAGGACGATTATCAAG GTGTCTGGAAGCATTCTAAGAGTGAGGGGCATGATGATTACGGACTTTTAGTAAGTGAGAAGGCAAGGAAATACGCCATTGTAAATGAGCTCGATGAGCCAGTGAGTCTCAAGGACGGGACTGTGGTTCTCCAGTTTGAGACTCGCCTTCAAAATGGGCTTGAATGTGGTGGTGCCTATCTTAAGTATCTACGGCCACAAGATGCTGGATGGAAAGCTAAGGAGTTTGATAATGAATCTCCTTATTCTATCATGTTTGGACCTGACAAGTGCGGGGCTACGAACAAGGTGCACTTCATCGTGAAGCATAAGAATCCTAAGACTGGAGAGTACGCTGAGCATCATCTAAAGAATCCTCCTTCTGTCCCAGCCGACAAATTGTCTCATGTTTACACTGCCATTTTGGAATCTGGCAATAGTGTGCGCATTCTCATTGATGGGAGTGAGAAGAAGAAGGCCAATTTCCTTTCTGAGGATGATTTTGAGCCGCCTATAATTCCTGCCAAGACAATCGCCGATCCAGACGACAAGAAACCTGAGGATTGGGATGAGAGAGCGAAAATTCCCGATCCTAATGCAGTGAAGCCAGATGACTGGGATGAGGATGCACCAATAGAAATTGTAGATGAGGAAGCTGAAAAGCCTGAAGGATGGCTAGATGATGAGCCTGAAGAGATCGATGATCCTGAGGCCACCAAGCCAGAAGATTGggatgatgaagaagatggtGAATGGGAGGCACCAAAGATTGATAACCCAAAATGTGAGACAGCTCCTGGTTGTGGTGAATGGAAGAAACCAATGAAGAGAAACCCCGAATACAAGGGCAAGTGGCACGCCCCAGAAATTGACAATCCTAACTACAAGGGAATATGGAAGCCTAGGCAAATCCCTAACCCTAGCTACTTCGAAATTGAAAAACCTGACTTCGATCCTGTGGCTGCAATTGGTATTGAGATCTGGACCATGCAAGACGGTATCTTGTTTGACAACATTTTGATCGCCAAAGACGAGAAACTTGCAACTTCATACCGTGATGAGAAATGGAAGCCAAAGTTTGAAGTTGAGAAAGAGAAACAGAAGGCCGAGGAAGCAGCTGCTGGTGGACCAGATGGTCTCGCAGAATACCAG AAGAAAGTATTTGATGTCCTCTACAAGATAGCAGATATCTCCTTCCTAAGCCAATACAGATCAAAGATAATC GATGTCATTGAAAAGGGTGAGAAGCAACCAAACCTCACCATTGGCATCATAGTCTCAATAGTGGTTGTTATCTTCACTATCTTGTTGAGGCTAGTCTTCGGAGGGAAGAAGCAGCAGCCG GCAAAGAGAGAGGAGAAGAGCACGGTAGCTGCAGAGAGTTCGAGCGATCAAAGTAGCAGTGGAGAAAAGGAAGGAGAGGAGAAGGAAGATGGTGGTGCTGCAGCACCCCCTCGTAGAAGGTCCGGTCCTAGGCGAGATAATTAG
- the LOC103484677 gene encoding chromophore lyase CRL, chloroplastic, producing the protein MGTNSNDNNNSVGWNRAGGLIMKTLVLVGGALLLKRLTKSTTRWDHARFVSQSLSGEKFSKEQAARDPDNYFNIRMITCPAAEMVDGSTVLYFEQAFSRTPQKPFRQRFYTVKPCSKEMKCDVELSSYAIREMEEYKNFCDRTKDQRPLPEEIVGDIAEHLTTLHLKRCDRGKRCLYEGSTPPGGFPNSWNGASYCTSEIAILKNNEVHTWERGYDEDGNQVWGTKEGPYEFKPVPASSLKDMFSPLNFSQPSMEKRILEGSFVLQ; encoded by the exons ATGGGTACCAATTCCAATGATAATAACAACTCAGTAGGATGGAACAGAGCTGGGGGTTTGATAATGAAGACTTTGGTACTCGTTGGAGGTGCCCTTTTGCTTAAACGCCTTACCAAGTCCACAACGCGATGGGATCATGCTCGCTTTGTATCTCAGTCCCTTTCTGGCGAGAAG ttttcgaaGGAGCAAGCAGCTAGGGATCCTGATAATTACTTCAATATTAG AATGATTACGTGCCCTGCAGCAGAAATGGTGGATGGTTCCACGGTGTTATACTTCGAACAA GCTTTCTCCAGAACTCCTCAGAAACCCTTTCGCCAG AGATTTTATACGGTGAAGCCTTGTTCGAAAGAGATGAAATGTGATGTGGAG CTAAGCTCATATGCCATTCGGGAAATGGAGGAGTACAAGAACTTTTGTGATCGGACAAAAGACCAACGTCCTCTTCCTGAAGAAATTGTTGGG GACATTGCAGAGCATTTGACTACTTTGCATCTTAAGCGTTGCGATCGTGGAAAACGTTGCTTGTATGAAGGATCAACTCCCCCTGGTGGTTTTCCAAATTCATGG aatgGAGCATCCTATTGTACTTCCGAAATTGCTATCCTAAAGAACAATGAAGTACATACCTGGGAAAGGGGTTACGACGAAGATGGAAACCAG GTTTGGGGAACAAAAGAAGGACCTTACGAATTCAAGCCAGTTCCAGCCTCCAGTCTCAAAGACATGTTTTCTCCATTAAATTTCTCTCAGCCGTCCATGGAGAAAAGAATACTAGAGGGTTCATTTGTCTTGCAATAA
- the LOC103484685 gene encoding uncharacterized protein LOC103484685: MAEPVEDNDGTNSKEEQEEALVALIDHRCREVQNLKQRISYYTSQLEEAQKRLQDSESKLARLRRQGNVVSSKDSLRSRAVSVKVEQTVNEGSKPQPVSKPELVIPAVVPKTSQNSALAGNGAKVSNSSRAQSSPSHIKNVVKVEGDKSIGNSSLRETSNPPDRGTKRKLEQQFKEHKELIPLIRSSSSPSQIRCVGSNHISSQHKRKLRSLISCPVNEQLFVTSALDGVVNLWQLQARGSSASLLSSADCVSPKQRRWPEDMAWHPEGNRVFLVYSADGGDSQVSIMNLNKSEGKARVTFLEDKPHVKGIINSIIFLPWDSTSFITGGSDHAVIQWKEGDGEKIWKPKALHRSLHSSAVMGVAGMQQKPIVLSAGADKRILGFDVNVGRTEFRHQIESKCMSILPNPCDFNLFMVQTGTPGKQLRLYDIRLRQTELHAFGWEQKSSESQSALINQAWSPDGLILTSGSADPVIHLFDIRYNLHKPSQSISAHHKRVFKAVWLESLPLLISISSDLNIGLHKTA; encoded by the exons ATGGCGGAGCCTGTGGAAGACAACGACGGAACCAACAGCAAAGAAGAGCAAGAAGAGGCTTTGGTCGCTCTCATCGATCATCGTTGCCGTGAAGTTCAAAATCTCAAGCAGCGTATCTCCTACTACACTTCACAG CTTGAGGAAGCGCAGAAGAGATTGCAGGATTCAGAATCTAAATTGGCCCGGCTTCGTCGTCAGGGCAATGTTGTGTCATCCAAAGATTCTCTGAGAAGTAGAGCTGTGAGTGTGAAAGTGGAGCAAACGGTAAATGAAGGTAGCAAGCCCCAGCCAGTGTCAAAACCCGAGCTTGTGATTCCGGCTGTGGTTCCAAAGACTTCCCAGAACAGTGCATTGGCTGGAAATGGAGCGAAGGTTTCAAATAGCTCTAGGGCTCAATCGAGTCCTTCTCATATTAAGAATGTAGTTAAAGTTGAAGGGGACAAAAGTATTGGCAATTCTTCTCTTCGAGAAACTTCGAACCCTCCTGATAGAGGAACAAAACGGAAGCTTG AACAGCAGTTCAAGGAGCATAAAGAGTTGATTCCATTAATACGTAGCAGCTCATCACCTTCTCAAATCCGCTGCGTTGGGAGCAATCACATCTCCAGTCAGCATAAGAGAAAATTGAGAAGTCTCATCTCATGCCCTGTGAACGAACAGTTATTTGTGACCAG TGCACTGGATGGAGTAGTCAACTTGTGGCAGTTACAGGCCAGAGG GTCAAGTGCCTCTCTTCTTAGTTCCGCGGACTGTGTATCTCCAAAACAAAGAAGATGGCCAGAAGATATGGCCTGGCATCCAGAGGGGAATCGTGTATTTCTTGTTTACAGTGCTGATGGTGGGGACTCTCAGGTCTCAATCATGAATCTGAACAAAAGTGAAGGG AAAGCTCGTGTTACTTTCCTTGAGGATAAACCTCATGTTAAGGGCATTATCAACAGCATAATCTTCTTGCCTTGGGATAGCACGTCTTTTATCACTGGTGGAAGTGATCATGCTGTCATACAATGGAAAGAGGGAGATGGGGAGAAAATATGGAAGCCAAAGGCATTGCACAGAAGCCTGCACTCGTCAGCCGTCATGGGAGTTGCAGGGATGCAGCAGAAGCCAATTGTACTTTCTGCAGGGGCGGACAAGAGAATACTTGGGTTTGACGTAAATGTTGGAAGAACTGAGTTCAGGCATCAGATAGAAAGCAAATGCATGAGTATATTACCTAATCCATGCGATTTTaacctatttatggtccaaACAGG CACTCCAGGAAAGCAACTTCGGTTATATGATATCAGACTTAGGCAGACAGAACTACATGCGTTCGGGTGGGAGCAAAAGAGCAGTGAATCTCAGTCAGCATTGATAAATCAAGCTTGGTCTCCTGATGGTTTGATTCTTACATCTGGCTCGGCAGACCCTGTGATTCATCTATTTGATATCCGGTACAATTTGCACAAGCCTTCCCAATCCATAAGTGCTCATCACAAACGAGTCTTCAAGGCTGTATGGCTCGAATCACTCCCTCTTCTTATTTCCATATCTTCTGATCTCAACATTGGATTGCACAAAACAGCGTGA